The genomic window TATCCACATATATTTTCGCCTATTAAGAATAAAAGtgaatcataaaaaattgcttcagCTTTCCTTCAGTTGACAGCGCAACAACGATTTTTCAGGCTTATTGTCCAATGTGTTGAAGGTACACTCACAATATCTATTGTCTAAAGACTTGAAACTCAGTATAATGGCTTTAGCCTTTAATATATTGTTTAGTCGTCTTTAAGGAAAAACGTATCACTATTAAACAAAGTACAAAATGTTTACGTAGGTATAATTGTCAACAGGATTGCAAATTCTGGCAACACTacttactaaataaaaattcaccACACCCATTCAATAAGCTTTGATACAAGTTTCACTTGAAAGCTTGCATTTAAAAACTCAACCcgttaatttgaaacaaattgcgTAAAGATAGCTTTTTCGGTATTCATTAAACCTtaaaaagataaattattaataataaactaaataatCTCTTaagttgtttatttaaatataaccaatatttataCAATGTAATCGTATGTGCGATCTACCATCCATATTTCCGCCCTACCTCAATAGTAAACCAAACCTTGTGCTACTATTATATTAAGGATgccacatacttatgtatattcaatGTTCTTCGATTAACCGGTTATTGAATTTACATAGTACATGCAAAAGAAAACTTCATAAAGCTGAAAATAGAGCAGGCTTAACACAAATCTTCCGTCGTTACCAATATCTGCCTTACGAAATGAAGAAGTGTTGTTTTAATGTGTATTCCTTTGTGGTTCTGATGTTTTAAGGAAGGGTTAAAGCTATGCTACTATTAGGCTCTAAATAAAATGCATGTATGCTATTCGAGTGCGTATGTGTACCAATACATTCCTATGGGTAGATACATCTATGCATCAAGGAAACGTTATAAAAGATCCTCCGCATCTGCAGTGGTCATCAGTTTCACATtgactgcttaaggtaacaatttaaaattgtacaggaaaacaattttttgcttttatttaatcAAGAACTTGCAATAAATAcagtgtaaaatataaaaaacaacatccagcacaaagaacaaaaacaaaagtaagttaccaaatttaatattttacagatAATTTCATCTTGACATAAATATAGCAACCGTGATGTGTTAATGGAAATATTGTCCTgttgttgtattaaattttatcaattccattttgaaattaaataaataaaataaaaagtatgtgttttttaataatattttctcatattaacaattaagcaaaagaaaaagttgTTCAACTAAATTATAAGttcacaatttattattttcttttcgtttATTTAGTACGATCGTAATCTATTCTCTCATAACATAATGTATAAGTTTGTTTCATTGTaaagttttatgatttttatatgtaaacCATTTAAATACTGAAactaaattccaaaaaaacttAAGACCGAAAAATGAAATCACTATTCCGTATATAGATACCATTTTACTTTTTCATTCGTGTCTTGGCAATACCAATCTTCCAGAGTACACTAATTGATTAACATgtaattcatatattaaaagcaAGAATAAAGTAAACCTGAGAACAAAATTCGACAAAATAAATAGAAGGTACATTAGGTACAAACAGATTCGGCTGATAGGGAAAAACCGTACTTCGAatataatcataaataaaagtttataatgcTATCTCTAAAGAAATGATATTCACACATATTGCTGGGATTTTGgccttttaaatgaaaaatatagttAGCTCAATGTACTTATTTACAATAACCGGTCAACAACTTGCACTGTACATACGTATTTAAAAATTGATCCTGCCACAGCTTACCTAAGGCACTCTTTGACTATGCATTGAACTACGTCTAAAAATAAATTCCGGATTGACCAGTAGAACTGCCTTGACCAGAACTTGTAGCTTCGATTTCAAAACTAGAAAATTAATTCTGCATACTTGAGTAGCACATAGTGTGTATATAACAAAGTCACTacataacacatatgtataaataaattaatataaaatgtatacatatacatatatgtgtgcagtaattattttaatagctAATAGTCCTTACattgccatatacatacatatgtatattaacaaaTGTGCATAGATACAATGTGTATTATTGACAAATGTTTCCTTTCAGATGCTGAATTACTTTCTGCTGTGCTCTTGTATTGTTCCTGCTTTGTTAGGTGCACCGATTCCGATAGGGCAAAACGATATTGCTTcccatattgttattgttacacCGCAAGCTCAAGTTCATCTAGAACCGGCAATTAAGTACGATACTGCTGCATTTATTCATCATCTCTCCCCATTAGCTCGCATCTCATCTCCAAATGATGAGACTATTTTCTACGTTCCAGCTAATACTGCTGCTCCAATTATTCCCGTTGAAAACATAAGCGTAGGACGTGCAAATATCAAAGAACAACCACAGAAACTAGAAACAAAACAATGGGATCAGATTTCACAGCAAATTCAACAAGCTGTGCAAACTGGTTCATCTCAGTTAGGACCGCAGTTAAGTGAAGCAGCAAGTGCAGCCTCCAGCGCTGCCGCAGCTGCCGGCCAAGGTCTATTTCCCGCCTTATTTCCGCCAGGCGGTAGTTCATCATCCAACATTGCAAATAAGAATGATAAGCCCACAATCGAATCTTTATTAACCAGCAATGCTCGTGTCTATGCACTCACTCCGGCTGTGTCCCATGTTGTCGATTTTATTCACTCACCCTTATTCATCGGACCAATTTCAGCTATACGAACACGCAGTATACAAGAAAGTGAAACCCGGACTCAATCACCCGAAGCATCAGTGCTTGAGACTAAAGCTCTAAATGAAATACCCTTCAATGCCAATATAAAGACTTCTGGtgacattaaaaaaatacagcCACAACAAGAACTTAAAGGCAATTTAGAAAAGAGCAAATTcgatgaaaattataataatgaacAAAGTAAGTGTATATGAACAACTTTATTCTGTTCCTCTACGTGTTTATAACCGagctattaaatttatattacgattattatattttatatattcgaTTAACATAACGTTTAATTCAGTTCCTTTCCATATCCAAGAAATTGAAAGTGtaggaaaa from Bactrocera tryoni isolate S06 chromosome 5, CSIRO_BtryS06_freeze2, whole genome shotgun sequence includes these protein-coding regions:
- the LOC120779156 gene encoding uncharacterized protein LOC120779156, whose product is MLNYFLLCSCIVPALLGAPIPIGQNDIASHIVIVTPQAQVHLEPAIKYDTAAFIHHLSPLARISSPNDETIFYVPANTAAPIIPVENISVGRANIKEQPQKLETKQWDQISQQIQQAVQTGSSQLGPQLSEAASAASSAAAAAGQGLFPALFPPGGSSSSNIANKNDKPTIESLLTSNARVYALTPAVSHVVDFIHSPLFIGPISAIRTRSIQESETRTQSPEASVLETKALNEIPFNANIKTSGDIKKIQPQQELKGNLEKSKFDENYNNEQKEQRFGNILPQPLKEEVNQHQSTQLKNSGFIGGNEGIREKVSKSLNSKVA